One stretch of Lottiidibacillus patelloidae DNA includes these proteins:
- a CDS encoding VOC family protein, translating into MIKGLYEAHLPVSNLEKAIAFYENLGLTLAWRSEKTVFLWVEKDKSWLGLWEGKEVQTPYHPSLRHIAFRIDYEDMKNATSWLKSIGATPRPFADGMSAEPFVRPYQGHACVYFDDPDGNSLELMSFIEVPEQLKTIEKKLLLEEWEALLNGVSTTMKDARK; encoded by the coding sequence ATGATTAAAGGGTTATATGAAGCACATTTGCCTGTATCGAATTTAGAAAAAGCTATTGCGTTTTATGAAAATTTAGGTTTGACGTTAGCTTGGCGAAGTGAAAAAACGGTTTTTTTATGGGTTGAGAAGGATAAATCATGGCTCGGTCTTTGGGAAGGTAAAGAGGTACAAACACCTTATCACCCATCACTAAGACATATTGCCTTTCGAATTGATTACGAAGATATGAAAAATGCTACTTCATGGCTGAAAAGTATTGGGGCTACTCCGCGTCCATTCGCTGATGGGATGAGTGCGGAACCATTCGTCAGACCGTACCAAGGACATGCGTGTGTATACTTTGATGACCCAGATGGTAATTCCCTAGAATTAATGAGTTTTATCGAAGTACCAGAACAGTTAAAAACAATTGAAAAGAAACTCTTGTTAGAGGAATGGGAAGCGTTATTAAATGGTGTTAGCACAACAATGAAAGATGCTAGGAAATAG
- a CDS encoding GAF domain-containing sensor histidine kinase, with the protein MNEKRIQELKTLKVIAETLNQATDLQDMLQSVLEELLKVTGLTTGWVFLIEENRTFTLEADSNLPPALLWQEKRPMCEGGCWCVNRFSDGRLQEAVNIIECKRIEDAIENKWGATEGITHHATVPLQAGTEKFGLLNVAAPNKKHFSDEELALLQSVSFQIGTAIKRMKLYQSRKKRIDMLQKLGEFNAKLNVERHEEQLQQKAVKMIANTFQWAQVSLTINGEKDETVTLRDIEDAKEIKMKIKTGNTEGKLIVSNETFDDIDKDVITQLIDHIGITFENVRLDQRGREITLIQERNRLARDLHDSVNQLMFSLMLTVRGTKEMTNDPELLESLNYMQELSQEALKEMRALIWQLKPEGLEDGVVAALMSYGKILGLTIDVDVEGVSDLPSTIEECLWRIGQEAFNNIKKYAGTKQAIVSLHVSKTNVVLTVADKGTGFEIMAGEAMPSFGLRSMKERAELLGGTVEVISEKGKGTKIIASIPL; encoded by the coding sequence TTGAACGAGAAGCGAATTCAAGAATTAAAAACGTTAAAAGTTATCGCAGAAACATTAAATCAAGCAACAGACCTCCAAGATATGCTCCAAAGTGTGTTAGAAGAGTTGTTGAAAGTGACAGGTCTTACTACTGGCTGGGTTTTTCTCATTGAAGAGAATCGAACTTTTACATTAGAAGCGGATAGCAATTTACCACCTGCATTATTGTGGCAAGAAAAGCGCCCAATGTGTGAAGGTGGTTGTTGGTGTGTCAATCGTTTTAGTGATGGCCGTCTTCAAGAAGCGGTAAATATTATTGAATGTAAACGAATTGAAGATGCTATTGAAAATAAATGGGGTGCAACGGAAGGCATTACCCATCATGCGACAGTACCACTACAAGCTGGAACAGAAAAATTTGGACTATTAAATGTTGCGGCACCTAACAAAAAGCATTTTTCTGATGAAGAACTAGCTTTATTGCAATCGGTATCTTTTCAAATTGGGACGGCAATCAAACGAATGAAGCTTTACCAAAGTAGAAAAAAACGGATCGACATGCTGCAAAAATTAGGGGAATTTAATGCGAAATTAAATGTAGAACGTCATGAAGAACAATTGCAACAAAAGGCAGTCAAAATGATCGCTAATACGTTTCAATGGGCTCAAGTATCTTTAACGATTAACGGAGAAAAAGATGAAACCGTGACGCTTCGAGACATAGAAGATGCCAAAGAAATAAAGATGAAAATAAAAACAGGAAATACAGAAGGGAAATTAATCGTTAGTAATGAAACGTTTGATGATATTGATAAGGACGTCATTACACAGTTAATTGACCATATCGGTATCACCTTTGAAAATGTTCGTTTGGACCAACGGGGCCGGGAAATAACTTTAATCCAAGAACGAAATCGATTAGCACGGGACTTACATGATTCAGTAAACCAACTTATGTTTTCTTTAATGCTCACTGTACGAGGTACGAAGGAAATGACGAATGACCCAGAGCTTCTAGAGTCATTAAATTACATGCAAGAATTATCGCAAGAAGCTTTAAAGGAAATGCGGGCATTAATCTGGCAGTTGAAGCCAGAAGGATTAGAGGACGGAGTAGTTGCTGCCTTAATGTCGTATGGAAAAATACTGGGCCTTACTATAGATGTCGATGTTGAAGGGGTTAGTGACCTCCCAAGTACAATTGAAGAATGTTTGTGGCGAATTGGCCAAGAAGCTTTTAATAACATTAAGAAATATGCCGGGACCAAACAAGCTATCGTCTCATTACATGTATCAAAGACAAATGTAGTGTTAACGGTTGCAGATAAAGGAACTGGCTTTGAAATCATGGCTGGAGAGGCAATGCCTTCATTCGGTCTTCGGAGCATGAAAGAACGAGCTGAACTTTTAGGCGGTACAGTTGAGGTTATTAGTGAAAAAGGAAAAGGGACAAAAATTATTGCGAGCATACCTTTGTAA
- a CDS encoding response regulator, with protein sequence MSIRVVIADDHHVVRRGLVFFLKTQSDIEIVAEAQNGEEAVTLVKEHKPDVVLMDLVMPVMDGIEATKQILAEMPTLKIIMLTSFSDQEHVIPAIRAGASGYQLKDIEPDQLVSAIRAVHRGETQLHPKVTSHIMTHMAKGEEKEENLIELLTKREKEVLAEIANGKSNKEIADTLFITEKTVKTHVSNIFSKLDVADRTQAALYAVKHGL encoded by the coding sequence ATGAGTATTCGAGTTGTTATCGCAGACGATCATCATGTCGTCCGTAGAGGTCTTGTTTTCTTTTTAAAAACACAAAGTGATATAGAAATAGTAGCGGAAGCACAAAACGGAGAAGAAGCAGTTACATTAGTAAAAGAGCATAAACCAGATGTAGTACTCATGGACCTCGTCATGCCAGTGATGGATGGGATTGAAGCGACGAAACAAATTTTAGCGGAGATGCCGACGTTAAAAATCATAATGTTGACGAGTTTCTCGGATCAAGAGCATGTTATTCCCGCAATTCGTGCTGGGGCTAGTGGCTATCAATTAAAAGATATCGAACCAGATCAATTAGTTTCAGCGATTCGCGCAGTACATCGTGGAGAAACACAGCTCCATCCAAAAGTAACGTCACACATTATGACTCATATGGCTAAAGGTGAAGAAAAGGAAGAAAACTTAATTGAGTTATTAACGAAGCGAGAAAAGGAAGTACTCGCTGAAATTGCTAATGGAAAAAGCAATAAAGAGATTGCCGATACGTTATTTATTACGGAGAAAACAGTAAAAACACATGTTTCAAATATTTTTTCGAAACTAGATGTTGCTGATCGGACGCAGGCTGCCCTTTATGCAGTAAAACATGGACTATAA
- a CDS encoding nucleotidyltransferase domain-containing protein — MKNGQRLSALEAAKKFIEEYFPTCDAALLAGSVVRGEATATSDLDIVIFNESLPNCYRESMVVFDWPIEVFVHNLTTYKQYIESDKKRARPSLPRMVTEGIVMKDNGRLIEIKKEAKALLAKGPDKWSAQTIQMKLYFITDTLDDFLGATDRAEEIFIANALAEHIHEFVLRTNNQWVGSSKWVIRALKQYDEAFTASFIDAFDSFYKTGEKSKVEILVDAVLAPYGGRLFAGFSIGKN, encoded by the coding sequence ATGAAAAACGGACAAAGACTTTCAGCACTCGAAGCTGCTAAAAAGTTTATTGAAGAATACTTTCCCACTTGTGATGCAGCATTATTAGCTGGTAGTGTCGTTCGCGGAGAAGCAACAGCAACTTCTGACTTAGACATCGTTATCTTTAATGAAAGTCTTCCTAATTGTTATCGCGAATCTATGGTTGTCTTCGATTGGCCAATAGAAGTATTTGTTCACAACTTAACTACATATAAGCAATATATTGAAAGTGATAAGAAGAGGGCGAGACCGTCACTACCAAGAATGGTAACAGAAGGAATTGTAATGAAGGACAATGGAAGATTGATAGAAATAAAGAAAGAAGCAAAAGCGTTGTTGGCAAAAGGACCTGATAAATGGTCAGCGCAAACCATTCAAATGAAGCTCTACTTTATTACAGATACTTTAGATGACTTCCTTGGAGCAACAGATCGTGCAGAAGAAATATTTATTGCCAATGCATTAGCTGAGCATATTCATGAGTTTGTACTGAGAACGAATAACCAGTGGGTTGGTTCGTCCAAATGGGTGATCCGTGCCTTAAAACAATACGATGAAGCATTTACAGCTAGTTTTATAGATGCATTTGACAGCTTTTATAAAACTGGTGAAAAAAGTAAGGTAGAAATATTAGTAGATGCTGTTTTAGCGCCATACGGTGGAAGATTATTTGCTGGTTTTTCAATAGGTAAAAACTAA